The sequence below is a genomic window from Streptomyces sp. NBC_00289.
GCCGCGCTGGTTTCACCGCCACGACACGCATCAACCGCCATGACTTCGGGGTGAGTTGGAACGACGTGGTCAAACGGGGCGGAGTGGTCGTCAGCGCCATGGTCGATGTCGTGGTCGACGTCGAGGCTGTCCTGGAGGCGGACGAAGCAGACGCCTGAACAGCCCCGGGTGGGGTAGAGATCACTCCGCCCTGCCCCTTGGCTGGCCGCTGGCCACCGTCTCTTCTCGGGCCGGTAGGCGGCGGCCCGTGTCCTCCAAGAGAACCCTCGCGCCGGACTACCAGCGGATCTTGTCGGTGCTGGAGCTGAAGCGGCCCGGGAGGGCATGCGCTGCCAGCAACTGGCTGCCGGGCTGGGACTGCAGGCCGTCGCGGCGAAGACTGGGCCGCCGCAGGCGGGTGATCGAACGCCCGGCCCTTCTGCCGTTTGCCGCACCGCTGTTGCTCGATCTCGGGGGCAGCTCACGGGTGGCGCCATGCAGTGCCTGATCGGCTGGCTTCCCAAGGTCCACCGGGTCCGCTGATGGCAGATCCCAGACCGCACGGGCCTCCCCTCGGCGGCCTGGGCTTCGGGAAGAAGAGAAGCAAGGAAGTGTCATCTGCTGACCACCAGCTGACCGCCACTCGCCGAGTGCTTTGTCGGATCCCAGGAAAGGATTGGGAGACGTCACCGCTCGCGGCCGCGGGCCACCGCCGTGCTCTGCTCACGGATCGGGCGTGGTGTCGCGGGCCGCGTAGGCGGCCGGGGTGAGGCCGGTGCGGTCGCGGAAGAAGCGGCCGAAGTTCGCGGGATCGCTGAAGCCGAGGTGGACGGCCACCGTCCGGGCGTCCCACCGGGCACCTCCCAGCAGGCGCCGGGCTTCCAGGAGGCGCCGCTCGTCGATGAGCTCGCGCACCCCCTTACCGGTGGCGTCCCGGGCGGCGCGGCTGAGGGTGCGGACCGAGCAGCCGAGCAACTCGGCGTAGTCCGCGGCTTGGTGAAGCTCACGGAAACGCAGCTCCAAGGCGTCCAGGAAGCCGCCATACCTGTCGGCGCGGCCTATGCCGGCCGTGGCCGTGCCGACAGGGACGATGCCCGGGGAGTTGGCCAGGCGCAGCAGCAGCGATTCGAGCAGGCTGCGCCGCAGGGCATGGTGGATGTCGAGGGGGCGGCGCCCGAGTGCGCGGTGTTCGTCCAGGAGCTGGAGTGCCGTCTGCTGGAGCCAGGCGGTGTCGTCGGGGTGCGGGCTCAGCACGGCGGGGGCCTCGTGCGCGGTGAGCGGGGCCAGGAGACGGGCGAGGTCGGGCCGCAGCACGTCGGGTTCGAACAGGATGAACGGGCCGCGGGCCGCGCCGGGCGGATGCCAGCACTGCGCATGCCCGGGACGCACCCACAGCCATTGGCCGGGGGCGACGGTCCGCGTGGCGTAGTCGACGTCATGCCGCAACTCGCCCTCGGTGACCGCGATGAGGTAGTGGAAGGTGGCACGGCCCGGACGGGGCGGGTTCCACGGCCAGTCGTCGTGCTGGGCGAAGAACTCCTCGACGGTACTCACCTCAAGGCCGTAGGGAGTACCGACCGGGGGCTGGAAACCGTACAGCGGAACCGCAGCTGGTCCGGCCTGCCTGCTCGGCCCGGAGTGTCGCTTGTCGACCATCACGTGTCCGCAGCCTACCGCCATTCCAGTCGACTTCGACGGAAGGATGGCACGAGCCACCGCGCCGTGCGGCGCGCCCTCCGCGCCCTCGATGCCGCAGTCCGTCACCGCCCAGGGAGGCCCACCGCCCATGAACGGATCGACCCTGCAGAAGACCGCCGCCGACTGTGCGGAGGAACTTCCCGGAGCCCAGCTGGAGCACCCCTTCGGTCCCGACTGGGAGGTCTTCAAGGTGCGCGGCAAGGTGTTCATGCTGATGACCGAGGTTCCCGGGCGTCCTGTCGTGATCCTCAAGGCGGACCCCGGCGAGGCCCACGCTCTGCGGCAGCAGTACAGCCACATCACCCCCGGCTACCACATGAACAAGAAGCACTGGATCACCCTGGAGAGCGGGGAAGGCGTCGACAAGAAGCTGGTCGAGGAACTCGTCACCGACTCCTACCGGCTCGTCGTCGCTCACCTGCCCAGGGCTGAGCGGCCCGTCGACCCGCACAGCTACGGCACCGGCGCACGGGCGGCCCGGTGAACGCGGCCGGTGACCGGCTCCAGGACACCGCCCGCCAGGCGGCCCTGGCCCTCCCCGACGTCAGCCACGGCTATCCCTTCACGCCGGGACTCGACGTGTACAAGGTCGCGGGCAAGGTGTTCCTGATCGTCACCGACGACCCGGACGAACAGATCATCACGGTCAAGTGCGAACCCGAACACGCCCGCGCTCAAGTACACGGCTACGCCTCGATCACACCGGGCCGCTATCTCGACAAACGCCACTGGATCTCGCTGGGGCCGGGACCCGGCATCACCGAGCGGATGGTCACCGACGTGGTCGAGGACTCCTACGAGCTGGTCGCCGAGCGGCTACCGCGACGCGACCGCCCCAGTGCCCGATGAGCACCGCGAGCACCCCGCGCGGCCGCCAGTGCGGACTACTCGCCGCGCCCACCACGGGGGCCTCCGTCCTGGCCGTACCACTGGGCGGATACCCCCGCCTGTTCGGAGTGCCGGCACTGATTGCCGGCCTCGCCGCCCTGGGCACCTTCGGGACCAGACCACGCCCATCACCTGTGAAGCCGTAACGACGACCAGTCAGATGACCGGACAAGCTGAAGGAGATGGGGCGGGAGCGTGGGCAAGCGGCGAGGGGAGCGGGGCGTCCTTGCGTTCTCAGGGCCGCGGGGCCGCGCGATGCCGGGCAGGCGATGCTGCCCGGACCCGTAGAGGCGGGTGTGCCGTGCCGTCATGGTGGCGCGTTGGCTGGTGAGGGAGCTGGGGGCGTCCGTCACTCGGTTGGCCTGACGGCCGTGAGTGTCTGAAAATTGGGTGGCATGATCTGCGTTGTTCCGGGCAGGCGGCGTTGGTGTCGTGTGTGCCTGCTGAGCTTGCTTCGCAGGTGAGTTCTGCCCTGGTGCAGGCCGGCTTTCACGTGCTGGGCGACGCGGACAGTGCTGGCCTGGGGTTGCGTGTGGTAGAAGTGCCGGCCGGTGTTGTTGTCCAGTGGACAGTCTCGGACGGGTTCACCGCGCTGGCCCGCGAGCAGGCCATCCGTGCTCCGGGCGGCGACAGTATGGGGGCGATGGTCCAGGCGGCGGTGTCAGGGCTGCTGGTCCAGTTGGGGCACACCGTCGCACAAACCCCCGACGGCGTTGACCTGATCGTCCTCGCCGACGAGGCCACTGCGCCAAACAGCGGTCACACGTAGGCGTTCAACTGCCGCAATTTGCGCGGATGCTCGCCGGCCGCGCCGCCCCGCCGTCTCCTGCAAGGCGGCCGTCCTGGGCGGGTTGTTGGCTGGATGGTGAGAGACAGGTATGAGTGCCGGCACCGGGGCGACTCGGCGGGCAGGGGTTGGGCAGTCAGCCTCTCGGGCTCTTCGCTGGCCGTGGCCGGTCAAGAGCCCTTCCCCATGCCGCATGTGATCTTTGCGGCGCGCTGAGGGTGACTTGCCGCTCGCGGGCCAGGGCAGGTGTACGTGAAACCCCCTGTGTGGAGATTGGTGATGACGACTTCCCGCGAGCAGCAGACCGTGCCTGACACGACACGCGACCCTCTCCTGACCGGCCTTCGGCAGGAGAATGCTCAGCTGCGGCAGGCGGTCGACTCCCACGCGATGGTCGACCAGGCGATCGGTGTCCTCATCGCGGTCCATCGGCTCCCGCCGGCGGCCGGGTTCGAGGTCTTGCGGGAGGTTTCTCAGCACACGAACGTCAAACTCCACACGGTCGCCGAGACGGTGATCGACTGGGCATTGGGCCAGCCGATGCCGGACCCGGTGGGCCAGGAGCTGAACGCGGCGGTGCGGCGGCGTACTCCTGACCCTGAAGCCACCGAGGCCACGGAGCAGGTCGAGTAGGGCTGTCAGGCTTTGAGGGCCTGCTCGACGGTGGGGTGGCAGTCGATGACCTCGTCGATGCCGACCATGTGCAGCAGCCGCACGACGGAGTCCTGGGCGCCGGCGATGCGCACCCACCCCTGGGCCGCGCTCACGCGCCGGTGGGCGGTGACGAAGACGTTGATCCCGCTGGAGTCCATGAAGGTCACACCGCTGAGATCCGCCACGATCCGGGGCGGCGGCGGGCCGTCCTGGGACAGCAGCGCCCGGCTGAGGACGTCCATGACGGCGTGGTCGATCTCGCCGTGCACGCTCACGACCAGGACGCCGTCGACCACCGCGGACCGGACGGAAAACCGGCCCGGCCGGTCTTCCCCTGGGATGTCGGTCACCGTCTCCTCAATTGCCCCTCGACGTGCCCGCTCTGGGCGTACGCGATGATTCTGCCCCACCGCCACGGCGCGATGCACCCAGGTGGCCGTGCTGGACGACACCCGTATGGCATGCAGGAGACTGTCGCGGGTACTGACGCGCGTTGACGGGGGAGAGAGGCGAAAAGGTGGGATCTCGTGCCGAGGGTGAGGGCTGTGCCGAACCGGATGCGTACCTGATGCGCGCCGGCTACGCCCTGGAGGGAGACGGCGGCTGCATCGCCGATGCCCGCCGCCACGCCGTCGCCTTCCTCGACCAGGTCCACACCGATCATCACCTGCACATCCCCGCCCGCACCCGGGACCTCACGCAGTTGGTGGTCAGCGAGCTGGTCACCAACGCCCGCAAGTACGCCCCCGGCCCGGTCCTGATGGAACTGCGTATCACGGCCCGGGCCGTGGACGTGGTCGTATGGGACTCCGATCCCACCGTCCCCGTGCCCCGGGCCGCTGATCCCGGCAGGATCGGCCAACACGGCCTGGAGATCGTCAAGGCCGCCGCCAAGGACCTGTTCATCGAGCAGGAGCCGGTCGGCAAACGCGTCACGGCCCGCCTTGCTCTGTCCGACCCGGCCAGTAGCGACACCGCGGCCCGCCCCCTGGCGTAGGGGCAGGCTGAGTGGGCTGACGCGTGGTCACAGCGACGGGCGGGGGCCGGAGGGCGGCGGGTCGGGTGGGGTGGGGGGTTCGTCGAAGCCGGTGACCAGATCGGTGCACAGATCACAGAAGGTGAGGTTGCGGTCGCGGGAGGCGGTGCGCAGGATCCCGTGCGTGAGGGCTGGTGTTGTGCTGTTGGGCCATGACGATGCCGACCGCCTGGTTGATCACGCAGTGCCGGCGCAGGGCCTGCTGGAGATGGGCTGCAGAGGGTCGTCGACCCATCCGCCGTCGGGGTAGGCCATGAGGATCCGTTCCGCGGGCCGGTCGGCCCGCTGGCCGGGACAGTGGAAGCGGGGTCACTGAAGCCCGCAGGTTCCTCCCTCGCAGGGCCACATCCCGGCATACGGTCGACACCCAGCTCCACAAGGGGACCTGGGATAATGAGCCGTACACCCCCAGCCTCCTCCCAGGACGGCACTGCGCACAACACCGCCCCAGCTGTCTTCCGCAGCCTCTGGCCCGCTCACACCCGTAGCGGCGCGGCATGGTCACCACTGCCAGCCACAAGAGTCAGGTGTGGGAGAGGGCGAAGGAGACGAGGAAGCCGCTGACCGTGATCAGCCCGATGGCCAGGTGGGCGTCGTCGAACGCTTCGGGGATCATCGTGTCGGCGACCATGGCGAGGATCGCCCCGGCCGCCACCGCGGTCACCACGGCGATCACGGCGGGGGAGAAGGAACCGACCACCGTGTAGCCGAGGACCGCCGACACCGTACTGGCCGCTGCGATGGCCGCCCACACGCCGAACACGTACCCGCCGGTGCGGCCGGCCTGCTTCATCCCCGCCGAACTGGACAGCCCCTCGGGAACGTTGCTGATGAACACCGCAGCCACCGTCACCAGACTGACCGCACCCCCGTCGAGCAGACTGACACCGATCACCGCGGACTCCGGCACCCCGTCGAGCAGGGCGCCGAGCGCGAGCGCCGTCCCGGACCCGCCCTGCTCGGCCTCCGAGGGCTGCGCTTGCGCCTGCGCATGACCGGAGCGCTTGCGGTGGCGGGCACCCCGGCGGGCCAGCCACACGTTTCCCCCGGTGTAGGCGACGGCGCCGATGAGGGTGCCGACGGCTGCGGGAGCCAGCCCCGCCTCCTCGTAAGCCTCGCCGACCAGTTCGAAGGACACCGCCGAGATCAGCACCCCGGCCCCGAAAGCCATCACCGTCGCGATCACCTTCTGCGGCACGCGTAGCCCGTACCCCAGCGCAGCACCCAGCAGCAGCGCCGAGCCAGCCGCCAATCCCCACAGTCCAGCCTCAACCATGTCAGCCATGCCGGTCCGTCTACCCGCTGTGCATAAGGATCAACGGCCAACTCGGCGCGGCACGCGCCCTCGGGCACAGCGAAAAGCCCCAGGTCACCATGCTGGATCTCGTAGTCGAAAGGCTGGCGCGGGCGCCGCTGTTGCGTCGCGCGCGCGACGCCGGGCGGACAAGCCGCCCGACCGGGCACGCCAGGATCCGGACACCGTAACGGCTCCGGGAATCACCTTGCCCAGGCGTCCGATGTGTGAGCGACAGCGGAGTGTCTCGCTCTCGTGGCAGTGGCTGGACGGCCCCGTGTCAGTGACGTGGTCGTCTCGCGTCAGCTCCGTTGTCACTGGCGTTGTGGAGTACGCGAGGGGTTTTGCCCGGAGTGCTGAGGAACCGTGGGCTGTCATTGGGTGTGAGGGCCGGGGGAACCGGGCCCGGGGAGGGTTCCTGCCCGGCGTCTCCCGCCTGCGCGCACCGCGCCAAGCACCCGGCTCTGTCGGCATCCCCGCCGTCACCGGCGACCTGCCCGGCCGGCAACTCCTGGCCGAGATGGCTGCCCACGCGGCCGGGCGCACTCCGCCTGCGCCCGGCAGAGCATCGAACGGCCGCACGGATTCCTGGGCCGGCGGCGACTCGGCCGATGGACTCAGGACGTGCCGGCGCGCATCGCGTACCGGGGCGAGCGCAGCGTGCGGGAGCCCGGTGCGTAGGTGGACCAGGGTGACGAGCAGGACGCAGGCGGTCGGTGAAGGCCAGGTCGTGCTTCGGGCCGGGCACCGGCCTCCCGCTGCCGCTCGGCACCGCGCCGCTCGCGAAGTTCCGACTCGCGCCTGGCGAGCCACGGATCGGCCAACTCTTCGATCAAGTCGCCGAGATGTGCATGCGAGAAGCCGCGAAGGCAGAATGGGTCAAGGCCGCACGGGGCCCACATCTTGGTGACACTCGAAGAACCCGTGCGGCCAACCACGCCACGGCTGCCCGCCGCTGATCAATGGGTGTCGCTCATCGGTGGTAACTGTCCGAGCTGGGAACGTCCCTGCAGAAGAGCAAACGCAGCCGGCCAAGCACCGGATCGAGCATCAGGGCCTCAGCAGTCCGCCCACCCACCAGTCGTGCGGCTTGCCATCGTTGGCGATGCCGCGATGGCGCAGTGTCCCTTCGACGGTGAAGCCGAGTTTCTCGGCGACGGCACGCGAGCCGGTGTTCCCGGCCATGGCCCACCACTCGATGCGGTGCACGTCGAGGGTGGCCCAGCCCCAGTCACACAGGGCCCGAGCGGCCTCCACCGAGTACCCGCGTCCGCGCTGTTCCTTGACCGCCCAGTAACCGAGCTCCCAGACGCCGCGGCTGACGAGGGTCAGACAATACGAGCCAACCAGGGCGCCGGTGTCCTTGCGGAACGCGCCGAGGGTGTAGTCCCTGTCCTCGGCCCACTGGGCGGGCAGCTTCTCGCCGACGAGCTTCTCCGCGTCCGCACGCCGGTACGGCACCGGCACCGGGGTGTAGAACTGGATGTCCTCGTCCTGGCAGGCTTCGTACACCGCATCCACGTCGGCAGGTGTGAAGGCCCGCAGCACGAGACGGTCGGTCTCAAGCGTCACTGGATCCATCGCGGCAGTATGACCACCATCAACAAGCGGCGACCAGCGAATATCTCGACCGAGCGCCGCCCATCACCACACCCCCGGGCTGGTCAACGGCCCCCGCACACCTCGGATCAGCTGCCCCCGAGACGGAGCTACACCCACCATCAATCGCGGACCGAGCCGTAAGAGCCCTAAAGGCGAAGAGAGCATGTGTCGCAGAGCGGTGACATCGAAACCGGTCGAGCGAACAGGGCATCCGCCCTTGTGTGTGGGGGGAGGTGCTCACCGCACGGCGCACCGTTGTGGTAGAGGGCATCGCCGCCTTCACCTCCCTTGTGGGCGACGAGGGACGCCACCACGTCTCGGCTGACGGGCCGGTCGTGGCGCACGGGCTGCTGACAGCCTCCTTGGCGACACGGATCGGCGGCTGGTGTGCGGGCGACCGCTTCCCTGGTGTCGACAGCGACTCCCGGGACCGGTGTGACGTAGGACACTGGAACTCGTCCGCACTCGCAGGCAGTTCCAAGGCGTGACCACAGATATGCGAACCAGGGTACGAACTGGGGATCCGGACGCCTTTGCGGAACTCTTCGACGCATACGCCCGGGCGGTGTACAACCACGCTTTCCGGCTGACCGCCGACTGGTCCGCCGCCGAGGATGTCATGTCGGCGACGTTCATGGAGGCGTGGCGTCGCCGTGCGTCGGTCGAGGCCGAAGGGGGTTCGTTGCGGCCGTGGTTGCTGGGCATCGCCACCAACGTCGCCCGCTCCCAGTACCGCAGCAACCGGCGCTACCGGAACGCGGCCGAGGCGGCGGCCGCCGCGGGCGCCGCCGAGGAGCAGGTCGAGGACCACGCCGAGGAGACCGCCGGACGGCTTGACGACCGGCGTCGGATCGCCGCCACGCTCACCGCGCTCAGCCTGCTCAAACGCCCCGAACGTGAGGTCCTGACGCTGTGTCTGTGGGAGGGCATGGAGTACGCCGAGGCCGCCCGCGCCCTGGGCATCCCCGTCGGCACCGTCCGTTCCCGGCTGTCCCGCGCCCGCGGCAAGCTCCGCAAGCTCACCGACACGGAATTGCTGAGAGGGAAGAGCGCGGAACTGCTCAGAGAAGAACGGGAACTCACCATCCCGAACCGGCAGATAACAGGTGATCGCAGAAACGTGATCCGGTCCGCACAGGAAGGAAACCGATGAACGCCAGCCCCTCCCAGCCGCATCCGGCTGAGTGGACGGAGACCCAGGACCTCCTGCCCTCCGTAGCGCGGGATCTGCCGGCGGGCCGCCACCAGTTCCACAAGGAGCAGATGATGGCCCAGATCCACGAGGACCTCCGCACTACCGGCACCGACGCCCGTCCGGCCGTCGCTGCGCGGCGCCCCAACCCGTTCCTGCGCCGCGCGATCCTGCTGCCCGCCGCGGCCTTCGCCCTGGCCGGGGCGGTCGTGGCCGGCGTCGCCCTGTCCGGCGGCAACGGGGGCGACGGCAAGTCCGCCCTGGCCACCGGCCCCGCGCTGACCACCCAGGTCGGCGCCGCCGATGCCAAGGGCGCTCCCCAGTTGCTCGACCGCATCTCCCTGGCCGCCGCCGATGTCTCCGGGCCCGCGCCGCACGCCGGTCAGTTCGTCTACATCGCCTCCAAAGTGGCCAGCACCCACCCCAAGACCGTCGACGACAAGACCACCGTGGTCAGCCAGGAGCTGCACTCCCGTCAGGTCTGGAACTCCCTGGACGGCAAGGACGGCTGGCTGATCGAAGCGGGCGAGACGAGCGACAAGGGCATGACCCTGGCCAGCAAGGTCCCCTCCAGCTCGGCCTACGACGCCCTGGTCAAGCTGCCCACCGACCCCGCCGCGCTGTTCCAGCGGATCTACCGGGACTCGGACGCCGTCCGGGACCCCGAAGTGCCTCGCGACCAGGCGGCCTTCGTCGCCATCGGCGATCTGCTGACCGAGAGCTACCCGCCGGCCGAGCTCGCCGCCGCCCTCTACAAGGCCGCGGCCAAGATCCCCGGGGTGGTGGCGGTGGACGACGCGGTCGACGCCGTGGGCCGTCACGGGGTGGCGATCGCGCGGCAGAACGACGACGACGGCGAGCGCACCGAGTGGATCTTCGACAAGCAGACCCTGGAGTTCCTCGGCGAGCGCAACGTGGTGGTCAAGAAGGTGGCGGACAGTCCGTTCAAGGTCGGCACCGTCACGTTCACCAGTGCGATCACGCAGCGCGCGGTCGTCGACGCCAGCAAGCAGGTCCCGGGGCAGGCCGGCTGATGCGCACCGGTTCCTCAAGGGCGGCGCTGGCCGCCCTGCTGGTCGCGGGAGCGATGACGGGCGTCTCGGTGGCGGACACCGGCACGGGGCTCGGGTTGCGGACCGCGGACGCGGACACGGCGCCTGCCGCCGGTACGCAAATGAGTATGCGGACCGCCGGCGCGGCCACCGCCGCGGGGGCGGACGCCGAATCCCCGGCCCGACTCGTCACCCTGGTCACCGGGGACCGGGTCCGGCTGGACGCCCGGGGCCGGGTGACCGGCGTAGAGCAGGCACCGGGACGCGAGGACGTCCCGGTGTCCGTCCGACGCTTCGGCGGCGAGCAGTACGTCGTGCCGGCCGACGCCGCCGCCGGCATCGCCCAAGGCACTCTGGACAAGCGCCTGTTCGACGTCAGCGCACTGATACGCGCCGGATACGATGACGCCCGGCGTGGCACGCTCCCGCTCATCGTGTCGTACGACGGGAAGGTCGCCCGGCGCAGCCACACCCAGAGGTCGCTGGTGGCGGACGCGGACGTCACCGTACGCCGGGAACTGCCCAGTGTGGACGGCGCCGCCCTCACCGTGCCCAAGGTCGAGGCCGACGACGCCTGGCACGCCCTCACCTCCGCCGCGGGAGTCGCCCGGGTCTGGCTGGACGGCCGGTTCACGGCGCGGGCGGTGCGGCCGGAGGCGAGTGGCAACGTCACACAGATCGGCGCGCCGGACGCCTGGGCCGCCGGGTACGACGGCAAGGGCGTCAAGGTCGCCGTCCTGGACACGGGGGTCGACACCACGCACCCGGACCTCGCCTCGGTGGTCACGGAGTCGAAGGACTTCAGCGGCACCGGCGATACGGACGACCGTAAGGGCCACGGCACGCATGTTGCGGCGACCGTGGCCGGCTCGGGGGCCAGGTCCGGCGGCCTGTACAGGGGCGTGGCGCCCGGCGCCCAGATCCTCAACGCCAAGGTGCTCGACGACAGCGGTGAGGGCACCGACTCCGCCGTCATCGCCGGCCTGGAGTGGGCCGCCTCGCGGGGCGCGAAGGTGGCCAACCTCAGCCTCGGCCAGGCCGACACCCCGGGCAACGACCCGGTCGAGGCGGCCGTGAACGCTCTCTCCAAGACCACCGGCATGCTCACCGTCGCCGCGGCGGGCAACGACGGTCCCGGGCCCGGCACCCTCAGCTCCCCGGGCACGGCGGAGTCCGCGCTCGCGGTGGGCGCGGTCGACGGCGACGACCGTATCGCCGACTTCTCCAGCACCGGCCCGACCGCCGACAGCGCGCTGAAGCCGGACCTCACCGCGCCGGGCGTGGACATCGTCTCGGCGAAGGCGGCTCACGGCGTGCTGGGCGACCCGGCGGCGGACGGCTATGTCTCCATGTCCGGTACGTCGATGGCGACGCCGCATGTCGCGGGGGCCGCCGCGATCCTGGCACAGCGGCACCCCGACTGGACGGGAGAGCGGATCAAGCAGGCACTTACCGCCTCCGCCGCCCCGACGGCCGGCCTGTCCGGCTACCAGCAGGGGACCGGCCGGGTCGCCGTGGCGCGGGCGCTCGCCCAGACCGTGGTGAGCGAGCAGACCTCGGTGTCCTTCGGCGAGCAGCTGTGGCCCCACTCCGACGACCAGCCGCTCACCCGGCGCGTCACCTACCGCAACGACGGCGACCGTACGGTCACCCTGGACCTCGCCGCCACCGCGACCGGCCCGTCCGGACAGACCGCGTCCGAGGGCATGTTCAGGCTCAGTACCTCGCAGCTCACCGTCCCGGCGGGCGGCACCGCGAGCGTCGACCTCACCGCGGACACCCGCACCGAGGCGGCGGACGGCGCGTACTCGGGCACGGTGGTCGCCACCGGGCAGGGCGCCGACACGACCGTACGGACAGCTTTCGGCGTCATACGCGAGGCCGAGGCACACGATCTGACCCTGAAGTTCCTCAACCGCGGCGGGAAGCCCGTCAGCTCGCCGCTGACCGAGATCTTCGGCCACTCGGGCGACTACTGGACCACGGCCCTGGACGACTCGCAGCAGATCGCCAAGGGCGTCTACACGTTGCGCGTCCCACGCGGTGACTACGTCGTCGACACGGTGATGCCCGGGGCCGAGGGCCGAAACGGAGCCGAGAACACTTCGGCACTCGTCCGGCCGAACCTCTCGATCACCAAGGACACGACGGTCACGTTCGACGCCCGCAAGGCCGAGCCGGTCGAGATCGGTCCGCGTTCAGGCGGCGGGAAGATGGTGACCGGCTTCCTCAACTTCGGTGTGGGCGC
It includes:
- a CDS encoding S8 family peptidase, encoding MRTGSSRAALAALLVAGAMTGVSVADTGTGLGLRTADADTAPAAGTQMSMRTAGAATAAGADAESPARLVTLVTGDRVRLDARGRVTGVEQAPGREDVPVSVRRFGGEQYVVPADAAAGIAQGTLDKRLFDVSALIRAGYDDARRGTLPLIVSYDGKVARRSHTQRSLVADADVTVRRELPSVDGAALTVPKVEADDAWHALTSAAGVARVWLDGRFTARAVRPEASGNVTQIGAPDAWAAGYDGKGVKVAVLDTGVDTTHPDLASVVTESKDFSGTGDTDDRKGHGTHVAATVAGSGARSGGLYRGVAPGAQILNAKVLDDSGEGTDSAVIAGLEWAASRGAKVANLSLGQADTPGNDPVEAAVNALSKTTGMLTVAAAGNDGPGPGTLSSPGTAESALAVGAVDGDDRIADFSSTGPTADSALKPDLTAPGVDIVSAKAAHGVLGDPAADGYVSMSGTSMATPHVAGAAAILAQRHPDWTGERIKQALTASAAPTAGLSGYQQGTGRVAVARALAQTVVSEQTSVSFGEQLWPHSDDQPLTRRVTYRNDGDRTVTLDLAATATGPSGQTASEGMFRLSTSQLTVPAGGTASVDLTADTRTEAADGAYSGTVVATGQGADTTVRTAFGVIREAEAHDLTLKFLNRGGKPVSSPLTEIFGHSGDYWTTALDDSQQIAKGVYTLRVPRGDYVVDTVMPGAEGRNGAENTSALVRPNLSITKDTTVTFDARKAEPVEIGPRSGGGKMVTGFLNFGVGAGINAHNSTLFWGSFTNLRTATLGPAAAPGKLSGLWQKGSTTYNLLYNLPDRFPTGYRHRARMSELALLERHFGSSATHRKGIVNAMWHGPTLSLGTVSDPFPLPATAKTYVTTPKGFGWTAGLGQQSASGDESDVFYDEERPVSYRAGRTYESTYNVGVFSPLVGGGHGARRSGDTLDLCLPDLADGAGHPAFSVAARHTTVTAGASTLLDNDGDLCQSVDDLPTGPTRYTIRTDLTRPATVAGTTSRLTAAWTLTSKHTSQHPNTSTPLPLSTVRFHPTRTATGTAASGRRTTVPLSIEGPAAKHLKSLVVKVSYDAGATWSAARVTTDHGKKTLALTHPAEAHSVSFKTTLTDTEGNTYSATILRAYLLS